A region of Kribbella sp. NBC_01245 DNA encodes the following proteins:
- a CDS encoding DEAD/DEAH box helicase: MNSHVPAQPLVLPPAYPDRAAWGTASKLRAWQAEALRLYLEKQPKDFLAVATPGAGKTTFALTVAAELLQRRVIERITVVTPTEHLKVQWAEAADRAGIALDPAFAGRKGKTNKDFTGVAVTYAGVAVNPLAFRVRTEKFRTLVILDEVHHGGDALSWGDGIREAFEPATRRLALTGTPFRSDDNPIPFVTYEHGHDGAARSRADYTYGYGHALRDHVVRPVIFMSYSGEMRWRTKAGDEIAARLGEPLTKDLTAQALRTALDPTGEWMPAVLSAADKRLTEVRRHMPDAGGLVISGDQNTARAYAKVLRELTGEAPTVVLSDEKAASKKIGAFAEGQQRWMVAVRMVSEGVDVPRLAVGVYATPTSTPLFFAQAVGRFVRARKRGETASVFVPSVTRLLGFAAEMEVERDHVLGRKNSNGDGDIFALEDGLIAAANATEGASDELEGNFEALGSDASFDRVVFDGGDYGTGGEIGSDEELDFLGLPGLLEPDQVRELLNKRQAKSIAAQKKANRLEDRDARGEPDRVTELATHEQVSLLRRELNGLVAAWHHRTGQPHGVIHNDLRRKLGGPPAAHASSDQLRERLDLLRDWATQRRA, translated from the coding sequence GTGAACTCGCACGTCCCCGCTCAGCCGCTAGTCCTTCCACCCGCTTATCCGGACCGTGCCGCTTGGGGCACAGCGAGCAAGCTTCGCGCCTGGCAGGCCGAGGCGCTGCGGCTCTACCTCGAGAAGCAACCCAAGGATTTCCTCGCCGTCGCGACGCCTGGCGCCGGCAAGACGACGTTCGCGCTGACCGTCGCCGCGGAGCTGTTGCAACGCCGGGTGATCGAGCGCATCACCGTGGTCACGCCGACCGAGCACCTCAAGGTCCAATGGGCCGAGGCGGCGGACCGGGCCGGGATCGCGCTGGACCCGGCCTTCGCCGGCCGCAAGGGCAAAACGAACAAGGACTTCACCGGTGTCGCAGTGACGTACGCCGGTGTCGCCGTGAACCCGCTGGCCTTCCGGGTCCGGACGGAGAAGTTCCGCACCTTGGTCATCCTCGACGAGGTCCACCACGGCGGCGACGCGCTGAGCTGGGGTGACGGTATTCGCGAGGCCTTCGAGCCCGCGACCCGGCGGTTGGCCCTGACCGGTACGCCGTTCCGTTCGGACGACAACCCGATCCCCTTCGTGACGTACGAGCACGGTCATGACGGCGCCGCGCGCAGCCGGGCCGACTACACGTACGGCTATGGGCACGCGCTGCGCGACCACGTCGTCCGGCCGGTCATCTTCATGTCGTACTCGGGTGAGATGCGCTGGCGGACCAAGGCCGGTGACGAGATCGCGGCCCGCCTCGGTGAGCCGCTGACCAAGGACCTCACCGCTCAGGCGCTGCGTACGGCGCTGGACCCGACCGGCGAGTGGATGCCGGCCGTGTTGTCCGCGGCCGACAAACGGCTCACCGAGGTACGGCGGCACATGCCGGACGCGGGTGGACTGGTCATTTCCGGCGATCAGAACACGGCGCGCGCCTATGCCAAGGTGCTGCGCGAATTGACCGGCGAGGCGCCGACCGTGGTGCTTTCCGACGAGAAGGCGGCATCGAAGAAGATCGGCGCGTTCGCCGAGGGGCAGCAGCGCTGGATGGTCGCGGTCCGGATGGTCAGCGAGGGCGTCGACGTGCCCCGGCTGGCCGTCGGGGTGTACGCGACGCCGACCTCGACGCCGCTGTTCTTCGCGCAGGCCGTCGGGCGGTTCGTGCGGGCGCGGAAGCGTGGTGAGACGGCGTCGGTGTTCGTGCCGTCGGTCACCCGGTTGCTCGGGTTCGCCGCCGAGATGGAGGTCGAACGCGACCACGTCCTCGGCCGGAAGAACTCGAATGGCGACGGTGATATTTTTGCCCTCGAGGACGGGTTGATCGCGGCGGCCAATGCGACCGAGGGTGCGTCCGACGAGCTCGAGGGCAACTTCGAGGCGCTCGGCTCGGACGCGTCGTTCGACCGGGTCGTCTTCGATGGTGGCGACTACGGCACGGGTGGCGAGATCGGGTCCGACGAGGAGCTCGACTTCCTCGGCCTGCCGGGTCTGCTCGAGCCGGACCAGGTGCGCGAACTCCTCAACAAGCGCCAAGCCAAGTCCATCGCCGCCCAAAAGAAGGCCAACCGCCTGGAGGACCGCGACGCCCGCGGCGAGCCGGATCGCGTCACGGAGTTGGCCACGCACGAGCAGGTGTCGCTACTGAGGCGCGAGCTCAACGGCCTGGTAGCCGCCTGGCACCACCGAACCGGCCAACCCCACGGCGTAATCCACAACGACCTCCGCCGCAAACTAGGCGGCCCACCCGCGGCCCACGCCTCCTCCGACCAACTCCGCGAACGCCTAGACCTCCTCCGCGACTGGGCCACCCAACGCCGCGCCTAA
- a CDS encoding helix-turn-helix transcriptional regulator yields MDRAQLADFLRIRRERLRPDDVGLPAGFRRRTPGLRREEVASLATMSTDYYTRLEQGRGPHPSRPVLTGLARALRLTDAERDHLFRLAGEQPAPPPGPPAEVRSGVLRMLGRLDVPGLVLDAKYDVLAWNALAAALLTDFSAVLRKHRNLLRLRFLDGTTQADRFGEAATETFAREVAADLRATTGRYPDDPALAGLVDDLTSGSPEFAKLWAAHEVQTQQTLCQTINHPLVGRIEVCCEVLVIPERDQRVILYTTEPNSPSEAALTLLSVIGTQDLTTTR; encoded by the coding sequence GTGGACAGGGCACAGCTGGCGGACTTCCTTCGCATTCGGCGCGAGCGGCTTCGGCCCGACGACGTGGGCCTGCCCGCGGGCTTCCGCCGCCGTACGCCCGGGCTCCGCCGCGAGGAGGTCGCGAGCCTCGCCACCATGTCCACCGACTACTACACCCGGCTGGAACAGGGTCGCGGCCCACACCCGTCCCGCCCGGTGCTGACCGGTCTCGCCCGCGCCTTGCGGTTGACCGATGCCGAGCGCGACCACCTCTTCCGGCTCGCCGGCGAACAACCCGCACCGCCGCCGGGACCACCCGCGGAGGTGCGATCCGGCGTACTGCGCATGCTCGGCCGCCTCGACGTACCCGGCCTGGTCCTCGACGCCAAGTACGACGTACTCGCGTGGAACGCCCTCGCCGCCGCCCTGCTGACCGACTTCTCGGCCGTACTGCGCAAACACCGGAACCTGCTGCGCCTGCGGTTCCTGGACGGTACGACGCAAGCGGACCGATTCGGCGAGGCCGCCACCGAAACCTTCGCCCGGGAAGTCGCGGCCGACCTCCGCGCGACAACCGGCCGCTATCCGGATGACCCAGCCCTGGCGGGACTGGTCGACGACCTGACCTCAGGCAGTCCCGAATTCGCCAAGCTCTGGGCGGCACACGAGGTCCAAACCCAGCAAACCCTGTGCCAGACCATCAACCACCCACTCGTCGGCCGCATCGAAGTCTGCTGCGAAGTCCTCGTCATCCCCGAACGCGACCAACGCGTAATCCTCTACACCACCGAACCCAACAGCCCCTCCGAAGCCGCCCTAACCCTGCTCTCCGTAATAGGCACCCAAGACCTAACCACCACCCGCTGA
- a CDS encoding DUF3039 domain-containing protein, whose translation MSTQLSPGAETIVDERTKPSLDEGDHERFSHYVPKDKLTEAMVMGTPVVALCGKVWVPSRDPQKFPVCPECKEIWESMNPGDDKGGDKGGDGDKS comes from the coding sequence ATGAGCACCCAGCTGAGCCCCGGCGCCGAGACGATCGTCGACGAGCGCACCAAGCCGTCACTGGACGAAGGTGACCACGAGCGGTTCTCGCACTATGTGCCGAAGGACAAGCTCACCGAGGCGATGGTGATGGGCACCCCGGTGGTCGCCTTGTGCGGCAAGGTCTGGGTGCCGAGCCGCGACCCGCAGAAGTTCCCGGTCTGCCCGGAGTGCAAGGAGATCTGGGAGTCGATGAATCCCGGTGACGACAAGGGCGGCGACAAAGGCGGGGACGGCGACAAGAGCTAG